A portion of the Girardinichthys multiradiatus isolate DD_20200921_A chromosome 23, DD_fGirMul_XY1, whole genome shotgun sequence genome contains these proteins:
- the apln gene encoding apelin — translation MNVKILTLVIVLLVSLLCSAGAGPMASTEHGRGLEETATVRKMAQQNPVRGGQTHRPAKRRRPRPRLSHKGPMPF, via the exons ATGAATGTGAAGATCCTGACGCTGGTGATTGTGCTCTTggtgtctctgctgtgttctgCCGGTGCTG GTCCCATGGCCTCCACGGAGCATGGCAGAGGGCTGGAAGAGACAGCTACAGTGAGAAAAATGGCCCAGCAAAACCCAGTGAGAGGCGGTCAGACCCACAGACCAGCCAAGAGAAGACGCCCACGGCCCCGTCTTTCCCACAAGGGGCCCATGCCATTCTAG